One region of Sphingomonas insulae genomic DNA includes:
- a CDS encoding TolC family protein yields the protein MQHFIAALLAVASCASIAHAQSSEPASTSPPLTLERALALAGAAAPTLEAATAGVRAAEAGRTVAGYRPNPSIVAETENIAGSGQYRGVRSAETTAGLAFPIELGGKRSARIAVADAIGNRARIGSALAEADLRLAVTQLYIEATAAERRLVTAREQAGIAREALRAAGVRVQAGRASPLEQQRADVLRINAETAVERAQRLADVARDNLARRIGQPVTGVLDMAWYDRVEGYGPAQPIAPDGTLALAAARADATTAEAQVRLARSQRIPDVTLSASARRLEATNDVAAVFGVSIPIPLFNNGRAGVTQARAQSDQAQALRRAAELDTAQDIARAQVEVANAATSARNASGPALASATEAARIARIGYREGKFGQLDLLDAERTLSETRTAAIDALATYHDAKARLERLVAAVPSLEENDR from the coding sequence ATGCAGCATTTTATCGCGGCCCTTTTGGCCGTGGCGTCGTGCGCGTCGATCGCGCACGCGCAATCATCCGAGCCGGCATCGACCAGTCCCCCGCTCACGCTCGAGCGCGCGCTGGCGCTTGCCGGCGCAGCCGCGCCGACGCTCGAAGCAGCGACAGCGGGGGTGCGGGCGGCCGAGGCCGGTCGCACCGTTGCCGGCTATCGTCCCAACCCGTCGATCGTCGCCGAAACCGAGAATATCGCCGGCAGCGGCCAGTACCGCGGTGTGCGCAGCGCCGAGACGACGGCAGGGCTGGCGTTTCCGATCGAGCTGGGGGGCAAGCGCTCGGCGCGGATCGCCGTCGCCGACGCGATCGGCAACCGCGCCCGGATCGGCTCAGCCTTGGCCGAGGCCGATCTTCGCCTTGCCGTCACCCAGCTCTATATCGAGGCGACTGCGGCGGAACGGCGTCTCGTCACCGCGCGCGAACAGGCGGGGATCGCTCGCGAGGCATTGCGTGCGGCAGGGGTTCGCGTGCAGGCCGGGCGTGCCTCGCCGCTCGAACAGCAGCGCGCCGACGTGCTGCGCATCAACGCCGAGACCGCCGTGGAGCGCGCGCAGCGCCTTGCCGACGTCGCCCGCGACAATCTGGCGCGCCGGATCGGGCAGCCCGTCACCGGCGTCCTCGACATGGCATGGTACGATCGCGTCGAGGGCTATGGGCCGGCGCAGCCGATCGCACCGGACGGCACCCTCGCGCTCGCCGCAGCGCGCGCCGATGCAACCACCGCCGAGGCCCAGGTCAGGCTTGCCCGATCACAGCGCATTCCCGACGTGACGCTCAGCGCCAGCGCGCGGCGTCTCGAAGCGACGAACGACGTCGCCGCGGTGTTCGGCGTGTCGATCCCGATTCCCCTCTTCAACAACGGTCGCGCGGGCGTGACGCAGGCGCGCGCGCAGAGCGATCAGGCACAGGCGCTCCGGCGCGCGGCCGAGCTGGACACCGCGCAGGACATTGCCCGCGCCCAGGTCGAGGTGGCGAATGCGGCCACGTCTGCCCGCAACGCCAGCGGACCGGCACTCGCATCCGCGACCGAGGCCGCGCGAATCGCGCGGATTGGCTACCGCGAGGGCAAGTTCGGGCAGCTCGACCTTCTCGATGCCGAACGCACCCTGTCCGAGACGCGCACTGCCGCGATCGACGCGCTCGCCACCTATCATGACGCCAAGGCACGCCTGGAACGGCTCGTTGCCGCGGTGCCCTCGCTCGAGGAAAACGACCGATGA